The DNA sequence ACTAAAGTTGTCCCACACTGTTCATTTTTACAATCTGCACATCCACCTTACGGGGATTCTCTTCCCCATCAGCAGGGTTTATAGAGTAGAACAATAGGTCTATTCTAGCAAAACATAAACAGAAAACCAAACCAGTTATGTTTTAACATTGCTTTAAATTTAACATAAACCCACACTAGTGTACACCATGAACTGTAGCTCTAATCTAAATTAAACGCATAATTATATGGGAAAAAGAAAACAAGCGGACAAGGGTAGACAAAGCACAAACCTAAGAAAAATGCGTAATGTCAGCCTAGCGCATTTAAAAAAGGCTTACCACAAAAGGAAAAATGTGGTTCCTGTTTTGGTCTACAAACGCATTCTAAAAATGCGTAATGTCCACCTAGTGCATTTAATTCTTACTACGTATAAACGCATGTCATAACTGCGTGAATAGGGCGGTTGGCGCATGTTATTCGTATGTCAATTACAGAACTTACTAAAAAATACTTAGCACAAAAGGAAAATTGTATTTCTTGTTTTAGTTTATAAACGCATTTTCAGAATGCGTAAAGCCTCtttaacaaaacaaaaaaaaaatcagcACTCCGAGGAGTGCTATTCGGGGCATTTCAAGTCCAAACTGTGCTAAAAAGGCCAACACCCACAGAGAGAATAGCACAGAATGATAGCCCATGGCTGCAAGTCATATGAAGAACGTCACCAAGTACAAATTACATAGGATGTGCTAATAATAAACAAAAACATCTCTTGCACAAAACAATTGAGCATCCTAGCAGAATATCGAACTAAAACTACAGAAAAACTATGCTTACTTTACTAACCAGCTTTTGCCTTACCATCACCATCAACAGAGAAAATTGGAAGGCTCTCCAAAAATTCATCAAGATCATCGAAGAAAGCAGTTCCTTCTGCATTATCCTCGACCCCTTGTTCTGCCGTGCTGCCTCCACTTGTTCCCTTACCAGGCTCTTCAACCTCGTTACTGAACTCCACGTTCAAATCCAACTTCCCCATATCTTTCGCAACTCCGCCTGGTCGGTTGCTTGTAATAACACTCGCTTCTCTGTTACTAGTAGTACCAACCGGTATACTAGGCACCTCCACATCAGGAACACCAAAACCCTCACCCTCTTCAGCTGCACGTACAGGCTGTGAATTCCCAGTGTTACCCCGTTTAACCTTTTTTGACTTGTTCACTTTTGGCGACTTAACTTTTTTAGATGTGGAGTCCTTCCCCTTAGGGCTCCTAGCTCTCTTCTTCTTTTTCTCCTTAGTACTGTCCCAATCCTCATCAGAATCTTCTTTTGGAGGTACATCTTGAACATGATCTTGATCATCATCAATATAAACCCAAGGACCTGCATTTGGCTTCTTACTTTTTTGCTTTCCAACATGGCAACTATTCTCCCCTTGAGGAACAACAAACATGTTTGAAATAGGGTTCCAGGTCGAGGCTTCTGCATTCCTTCTATTGAAATATGATTCTGAAACCCCAAATGGGAAAAAAGCCCAAGTACAAAAGTAAGCATCTTTACCGTCAGCTGCCGATGGTGGGGTAGAAAACTCAACAGCATGAAATGCCCTCTTACAAGTTTGGCATAGAAGTGTACATTCAACATAACGCTTTGGGTATTCATACATATGATAGCAATATGGGCATCCAGTCCAAAAACTAGATATGTCAGTTTGTTGGTTACCATCAATCTGTCCACTTTCTTCTCCAGCTACTGGTCTTGCCTGTTGCCCCGCCTCCAAAGACTTTTCATTTTCCCCATGAATCTGAGATTCAGCTGGAGACTTCAATGACTGTGTTTGTGGCTTTGATTTTTGCAGTGGCTTCAATTTTGCCTGTGATTTTGGGGGTGGCTTTAATTTTTCCTTTGACGGGGGCTGTGACTTTTCCTGGGATTTAGGCTGTGGCTGTATTGTCTGTGACTCTTGCTGCAGCGGCTGTGACTGCAACTGTGGCTGCAATTGCAGTTGAGGCTCTGATATTGTTTGTGTTTGATGTTGCAGCTTCTCACACCCCGTCAAAGGAGATTTTGGATTAGATGAAGGCAATTGCACCACAGGCACAGGCACAGGCTTCAGCATAGGCTGTGGCGCTATTGGTTGTGTCTTGGGTAAAGACGGTTCTGGTAAAGGAAGAGGCGGCTGCTGCTGAGGTGGAGGTGGAGAGTGAGACAAAGGCTGCTGAAGCTGAGTTCGAGGTGAAGGTTGTTGCCTAGACTGATGTGAAGCTATAGGCAATTGTTCTTGGGGTTGAGGCTCAAGCTTAGGCACCGGTAGCTGATTTACAATCTTTTGTACCTTAGGCGTAGGCATAGGCTGgagcaatggattttgtggtggaGGCGTAGGCTGCCGTAAAGGGTTTTGAGGGGGAGGTGTAGGCTGCCGTATAGGGTTTTGTGGAGTTGGTGTAGGCTGACGTAAAGGGTTTTGTGGTGGAGGTGTAGGCTGGTGCAAAGGTTTTTCCGGTGGTGTAGGCTGGTGCAAAGGCATTAGTGGTTCAGGTTCAGCACGAGTCAATGGATTTTGCTGCTGAGAATGTTGCCAGGGCAAATGCTGTTGTGCTACTGGGTGATACAATTGTGACTGAGGAAGAGCTTGTTGCTGCTGACGCGGAGGGGGAGACTTAGGCAAAAGCAGCTGGGTTTGCGGCTGGTGTGACTGTGCTGGAGGTGTAGGCTGTTGGGGTGGGGGTGTGGGCTGACGCAAAAGCTTATGTTGTAGAGGAACAGCTGATGGTTGTTGCGACTGTGAATGATGCCATGGTAAAGGTTGTTGTATTGCAGGTTGAGACTGAGGCTGATGCTTAGGCCAAGATTGTTCTGGTTGTGTTTGAGGTGGGGGTGTAGGCTGCCGAAAAGTCTTTTGTTGTTGCGCCTGAGAATGATGCCAAGGTAAAGGCTGTTGCTGCAGAGGCCAATGTTGCTCAACTTGTTGAGACGGAACTTGTTGTGGCTGAGGTGGAGGCGAACGCTGAGGCAACAGCTGTTGTGGTTGACCCCGATTCAACACCTGCTGTTGCTGAGTCTGCCTAGGTAAAGACTGATGTTGGTTCTGTTGCTGTTGCAGCTGAGACCAATGCAAACCCGCCTGCTCCGGCTGAAGTTGAGACCAATGTATTTGCTGCTGCGGAACCTGGTGATTCTGAGACCAATGTACAGGCTGTTGCTGCACCTGAGGCTGTTGGTGCCCCTGATTCGCCCAATTCTGCTGCTGAACCACCTGCTGCCCCTCATTCAAATACTCCACTCGTTGATTCGGAAACAACTGTTGCTCCCCAAACTGCTGCGGAAAATGTTGCTGGTGGTGATGCTGTTTCTGCAACTGCTCACTGTGCTCCTGTATAAAATTATAATGAGTACTCCCATTATGCTGTTGCTGTTGCAATCCCATCCCCACTCCAATTCCCGAGCTCGTTCCATTCCGCTGCTGtggttgttgttgctgttgcatTCCCACTCCCACTCCAATCCCCGAGCTCGCTCCCGTTCCCATTCCCCTTCCCATATCCCCTTGTATAAAATTATACCCAGCAAAACCAGTCCCTTCATTTCTAAgaaattcatcatactcaaaTTTAGTAGCCGGGTTGGTCAAAACATTCCAAGCCTCCTTTACCAACCTAAAAGCATTATCCGCAAACGGAAAACTATTATTTCTCGGATCCAACAACCCAATCAACCTCCGATAATTCGACTCCATCAACTCCGAGTCAACACAATTATTCTCAACCTTTAACAACCCATACCAATCAAGATGGTGTTTACCTCTCTTCTTGTCACAAGTATCCAGTGTATCAGCAATAGCTAATATCTGCTCCGCTTGCGCCCTCCTCATGTCGGATTCTCGGACACGGCTCGCGTAAAGCTTGCACTGGTCGTAGTCACGGTCGCACAGATGGTGCTCGGCGGTGGATATGCACCGGAGAGCTTCATCGTCGCAATCGAAGGGTTGCATAATTTGGGGGTGAAATGaaatgtttcagaggcggctcTGTGTGTTTTATTTGTGTCTGAGAGTTTTTGCGCCGTTGGATTTGGATTGGACGGCTGGGATTGAATTTTAGGGTCTTTGTGTGCGTGTGTCTGTGTGTGTTTGattggatttggttatgttatGACTTGCGAACATTAGTTTTGGAGAACGTGTGCAACGTTTTCAGAACGTAAACGTACTCTGGGGGTTTGTGTttcaaattttgaatttttttcaaCTATATTCAAAAGATTTTCTTAccaaaattattttctttgtTTTGAAATAACTTTTTGCGACACTGTTCCGCTTTCTACTTAACTTTTTTTATAAAATGAAAGTATTTGACTGAATTTATTACGTATAAAAAGGTTTAAAATATTCTCTTCGTTTCAAAATAATcgtttatttttttaaaaaaaatacacatATCTAGAAACTCCAAccttaataataaaattatattactATTCAAATTTATTGTATTCACTACATAAAATacataattttttataatatatagtTAATTTTGTAAATAAAGACTAGTAATTGGTGTAGACTTTATCTTGAAAATATAGACTAACCTATATAATTGGAGCAGTGATATTAAAATGGTAAGTGCACAATAATTTTAAAACGAAGTTTTGCTATAAAAAAATGGAATGTTATTTTTAAACGGTGGGATTAATAATTATATACATATACGAACCATCTTCGGTTGGGATTTAAATTTAGAGTATACCGTTTCGAACCCGACCCGAAAATTCAAAACCCTTTTCATTTCGACCCAAACCCAACCAAATTCGAAACCCGTGTTAATTTATGAATAATATTTTATGTATACATGTAAAGTCCTAACTTGAAGTAGTATTAATAAAACTTTATAGTTTTGTCATTCTGTTGGATTATTCGCTCTTTGAAGGATTAATACAGGTAGGTTCGTCTGAGGTTGAGGCCATGGCTCGGGTTTGCAAATTTTACACTCTAAAATTACTTATTTGGAATCAACTATATCTTTTATGATGAACAAAACATATATCATAATTATTCATTAAATAGGTGTAGTTGTCAACGGCTACTTATCATTGGCTGATAGCAGTTGATAGAGTAGTTTATCGACTAATAAGTTTTTGCAGCATTTATCATGTAGATCTCAATAATCAGTCATTAATATAATTATTCATTCCATGAGCATAACTAAGTCAATGAAAAATTGAATAAgatgattaattataaatatgaaatGTCATGTAATTCTGTCTAAGTGAAGTGAGTCATTAATGGCTAAGGAGAATAGACTATTAATGGCTAACGGCATCAGCTCATCAACTGCTAAGAAGTTTACACTATCAATAGCTAAAGTAGCAAGGAGCAATTGAAAGTAACTTGACAGAGTATAGATATCAAATCTTACAAAACACGTGGGTTGATAAAAGATCTCCGTTTGAAAATGGGAGCCAAGACAAAACATGCATGTGATCTTTgattctgaagaagaagaaacattcTATTTTTGTGCTTGACAAATTGGAGGGTTATTCAAAGTAATACATCAAGATAAAATCTAGTCTCCTTTGTCAATCTTCACGGGAAAGAATGTAGAAGCAATCTTACTGGATTTAGAAGACTGTGCGTCGAACTGACTAGTAAAGATTATAACTTAGTGATATATTAACCAAGCTATAACAGTGTCTTTTCTAAGAAATAAGTATAGAGTTTTTCATAAAGTTTAGTTGAGCGGACTATCTCTGAAGAGAAACACTGTAAAAAGAAGCTTTGTAATTCTTGTAATTTGCACAAATTATTTTTTCAATATATAACTAAAGTGGCAAGTCAAAAATAAACCACCTGAAATAtttatgtcttgtgcttttatTTCAGTTTAGCAACTGTTCAAGTTTAAAAAAGTTAAAAATTgtaatttgtattcaaccccctctaCAATTACTCCAATATTGATTGTTAGTACATaagaattggtatcagagtaagtCTTCAATTTACAGAGGGTTTAAGGATCTTGAAGCTATATTATCAATCATGGAGAAGAAGGATGTTGGTGTGAAGATTACAATTCTAAACAAGGAATTATATTCTCACTGAAAAGTAAAGATGAGGTTTCACTTAATGTCTCAGGATGAGGGTTTTGTCAACTGTATTGACAATGGTCCTCATGTTTCAACGGAGACAATCACGGGACTTGTAGCAGCTGATGGAACCATTGGAGCTGACAGAATAGTTGTGAAGAATTCAGATGACTACTCACTAGAGGATTGGGAAGAAGTCATCAAAGACAAGAGATCCATGAACATCTTGTTTAATGAATAGATTCTGACATGTTTGAATGTGTCATGAACAACTCCACAGCTAAGGATGTGTGAGATACCATTCAAACTCTGTGTGAAGGATCTGAACAAGTCAGAGAGAAGAAGAGGCAACTTCTCatacaacagtatgagtacttttACTCTATTCCCGGTAAAGGTTCCCGAAGTTGTTGAATGGGCTAAATTGCATGGAaggtgttgtgcaagacatgcctgtataataacaagactaagtcacattgataaccctgagatttagttgtatgataatctaaatctgtattatgtattgtatttcttgagtttATAAAAAAGGTTAAAAGATTAGACTGGtgtatttttctataaacagtttcaagcctaagaataaactctggaagaagatcaaacaaagatcatgcctcagagaatagatgtagaagcttggagttgaatagatctgatttataaaaaatattttaagtcaagatatcaacaagtcacagatcaagttatatagagaagtcatttgagaactaCATAATGaattatcgagaagtccaaaatggcttatagagaagtctcagggATATCGACAAGTCTAATGAAGATGCAaagtttggagatatcgacaagtcatttctgcacgaagagatctcagagatatcgacaagttaaataaagatgtgaagattggagatatcgacaagtcaatttcttattagagatcttagagatatcgacaagtcagaatgcatatagagatcttagagatatcgacaagtcatttctacatgtagaggtctagagacctcgacaagtcaagtgcATGTAtactcagagacctcgacaagtcaactACATTcatagagaactcaaagatctcgataagtcattatacttatcaagaggtcatttctctatagaacaaactggagatctcgaaatGAACCTCAAATACAGTGATGCAGataagttaaagattcaagattatcaatcaaaaaATGGTCTATTCACTTAtattggaaagtctacaaaagcagcttgaagagtgcaagatcaagggccaagattaactgacaaaggatggtcacagacctacaagattcgCAAATATTTTTTAAGCCAAAATAAAAAGATTTAGAGATAGCTTAGAAAaaggtttagtacatcttattgcatgttgtgttaacctgtgtttactaatctataaagtaaacacttgTTAGATcacgaattatcgtagaaggggggttgaatacgataatcactaaattaaaaaaaatcgaaTCTTTTACGGATAAAtaatttagtgctcggttagtggttatGTGTTCTTGAGGTTAATAGTGTTTAGcacaataaaacgaggaacacaagatattagggaaaatatatattagtatataaatccgcgaggggtgttactacactccgataaataaatttaccggctacaatctaagaacaacaaagttcctaacttatacaaagatcaacaaattaaatcctatacaatattTTAGCTattgtttgtctaaggatttaattaccgggtaacgattataatgcccatatgaatatacaagagttaaatcgggcattataacgttactccggtgagaagaaTAACTGATATGGATTTATGTCTATATCTCTTCTGTATCTCTTTGCTGCAAATCTTCAGCTCTTTGGGAGAGAAGAAGATAAACTGAACAACTCTGATTGCTCGAATTAGTTCTGCTGCTGTagtgtagactttatattcaATTAAAAATGTGTGGCTGAAATTGAGCCACACAAATTAAATGAATCAATCAATAAAGTTGTGGCTGAGAAGTGAGGGCTTGCTAAACTGCGACTAATAACTCAATCCTGCGACTAAGAACTAAACTTGCGACTAAGAACTCAACTTGCGACTAAGTCCTCAACCTGCGACTAAGAACTCAACCTGCGACTAAATCCTCAACCTGCGATTAAGAACTCAACTTGCGACTAAGTCCTCAACCTGTGACGAAGAACTCAACCTGCGACTAAGTCCTCAACCTGCCACTAAGAACTCAAGTTACGACTAAGTAGCAATTAAGAACTCAAGTTGCAACTAGGTTCTCAACCTGCGACCAAGAAACTCAACTTGCGACTGCAAAGTTGGTTTTGCCTTAGAAATATTCTTCACAACTCCAACCTGCGACTATATAGCTAACTGGCGACCattgtttctttttctttttatttaagtttaaattgtaactaaattaatttataaaataaacttaaatataacttatataaataaactaatttagatttataaaataaacttatttaaagtttataaaataaatcattttaagtttattaaattaattatattaaagatcattaaataaatttatttaattaaataattaaactttaAACTTGGCCAACCCTTCGAGCagtttagctgtataccctgcGCACCTCTTTTCGTACTTTGGCAGATAAACGTTCAAttcaagtacgttcctcaacttaacaattcttgtataaataatacccagattcctttcacgagctgttgacgcctagtgcaactggtctggttcacagacgactaaccccaattcaggtcttcgtattatagcttTGGTTACATTGTTAaacttgcaacaactttatcgcttcgtacactaactgtcaataaacaaatgtactttcacgggaatcttttctggtactttagacaacgtcttcattgctactacaatttCGAATACTTCATTCTatgttcttcaccgacgcttgaacatataaatgaactcatgtcactgagtataacttcaagactacaattgtcttctttaacctctgtctatattATGTCTTCAATTATTCAGATTcatatgcttcatacactgtctatcttcaatcaatgccaatacactgaaatcttctggtagcacttatatactgaatcttcatcatttctgaaaccctgaaagtatttaacctttattcttcattgaggcatgatcatattaatgagcttctttcagtgacctgtaaacagacttcaatccttcttctaatcttctgattctttgtattttccttgtcttcatttcttctgatttgtTGTGTAGACATTGTATTATTAAACtatcatgttctagtgttgttctagtgttgttctcatgttgagttatcacgtaactgttcgtacagctacgtagtctcaccaacaatctcccctgtttgattgttaaactatttgattgttaaacctaacaaaaaaataaaatagagaggataactcaactaacaactagaaaaagtaaagtgtgaggacttgtaaataatgctactgattttctggatcaaattctgcattttcagatttcttgagtaactgaaatgaaatatatttgttcctctagcactgaactgatcttcaagtagtttca is a window from the Apium graveolens cultivar Ventura chromosome 1, ASM990537v1, whole genome shotgun sequence genome containing:
- the LOC141661898 gene encoding uncharacterized protein LOC141661898: MQPFDCDDEALRCISTAEHHLCDRDYDQCKLYASRVRESDMRRAQAEQILAIADTLDTCDKKRGKHHLDWYGLLKVENNCVDSELMESNYRRLIGLLDPRNNSFPFADNAFRLVKEAWNVLTNPATKFEYDEFLRNEGTGFAGYNFIQGDMGRGMGTGASSGIGVGVGMQQQQQPQQRNGTSSGIGVGMGLQQQQHNGSTHYNFIQEHSEQLQKQHHHQQHFPQQFGEQQLFPNQRVEYLNEGQQVVQQQNWANQGHQQPQVQQQPVHWSQNHQVPQQQIHWSQLQPEQAGLHWSQLQQQQNQHQSLPRQTQQQQVLNRGQPQQLLPQRSPPPQPQQVPSQQVEQHWPLQQQPLPWHHSQAQQQKTFRQPTPPPQTQPEQSWPKHQPQSQPAIQQPLPWHHSQSQQPSAVPLQHKLLRQPTPPPQQPTPPAQSHQPQTQLLLPKSPPPRQQQQALPQSQLYHPVAQQHLPWQHSQQQNPLTRAEPEPLMPLHQPTPPEKPLHQPTPPPQNPLRQPTPTPQNPIRQPTPPPQNPLRQPTPPPQNPLLQPMPTPKVQKIVNQLPVPKLEPQPQEQLPIASHQSRQQPSPRTQLQQPLSHSPPPPQQQPPLPLPEPSLPKTQPIAPQPMLKPVPVPVVQLPSSNPKSPLTGCEKLQHQTQTISEPQLQLQPQLQSQPLQQESQTIQPQPKSQEKSQPPSKEKLKPPPKSQAKLKPLQKSKPQTQSLKSPAESQIHGENEKSLEAGQQARPVAGEESGQIDGNQQTDISSFWTGCPYCYHMYEYPKRYVECTLLCQTCKRAFHAVEFSTPPSAADGKDAYFCTWAFFPFGVSESYFNRRNAEASTWNPISNMFVVPQGENSCHVGKQKSKKPNAGPWVYIDDDQDHVQDVPPKEDSDEDWDSTKEKKKKRARSPKGKDSTSKKVKSPKVNKSKKVKRGNTGNSQPVRAAEEGEGFGVPDVEVPSIPVGTTSNREASVITSNRPGGVAKDMGKLDLNVEFSNEVEEPGKGTSGGSTAEQGVEDNAEGTAFFDDLDEFLESLPIFSVDGDGKAKAG